One window of the Streptomyces sp. ITFR-21 genome contains the following:
- a CDS encoding FtsW/RodA/SpoVE family cell cycle protein — protein sequence MSAPTATAPAAPARPAPRRPARRGVELSLVVAAVAVSMYGYAEVGLATDGRLPAGTAGYAAGLAGAALPAHLAVRLRARYADPLLLPIAVLLNGIGLVLIGRLDLAPSLGARAAGSQLVWSAVGVGLFVTVVLALPDHRVLSRYAYVSVTAALALLAAPIFFPAVNGARIWIRVAGSSIQPGEFAKVLLAVFFAGYLSANRAALAYTGRRLVRSRRLRWLQVPTGRVLGPVLAIWLASVGVLVLERDLGTSLLFFGLFVVMLYVATGRTGWIAVGLLLAAAGAFTAGSLEPHVHSRVQDWLHPFATVDAGLGPSQIAQSLFAFASGGALGTGLGQGHSYLIGFAAKSDFVLATAGEELGLAGLCAVLLLYALLVARGFGAGLALRDPFGRLLAVGLASLLALQVFVIAGGVMDLIPLTGLAMPFLAQGGSSVVTNWVIVALLVRISDHARRPEPEPQPATGAPGAAA from the coding sequence ATGAGCGCACCGACCGCGACCGCGCCCGCCGCTCCCGCCCGGCCGGCCCCCCGCCGGCCGGCCCGCCGCGGCGTCGAACTGTCGCTGGTCGTGGCCGCGGTCGCCGTCTCGATGTACGGCTACGCCGAGGTGGGACTGGCCACCGACGGGCGGCTGCCGGCGGGCACCGCCGGTTACGCGGCCGGACTGGCCGGGGCGGCGCTGCCGGCCCACCTCGCGGTACGGCTCAGGGCCCGCTACGCCGACCCGCTGCTGCTGCCGATCGCGGTGCTGCTCAACGGCATCGGCCTGGTGCTGATCGGCCGGCTCGACCTGGCGCCGTCGCTCGGCGCGCGGGCGGCGGGCTCCCAGCTGGTGTGGTCGGCGGTCGGGGTGGGGCTGTTCGTCACGGTGGTGCTGGCCCTGCCCGACCACCGGGTGCTGTCCCGGTACGCCTACGTCAGCGTGACGGCGGCACTCGCGCTGCTGGCGGCGCCGATCTTCTTCCCGGCGGTCAACGGCGCCAGGATCTGGATCCGGGTCGCCGGGTCGTCCATCCAGCCGGGAGAGTTCGCCAAGGTGCTGCTCGCGGTGTTCTTCGCCGGCTACCTGTCGGCGAACCGGGCGGCGCTGGCGTACACCGGCCGGCGGCTGGTGCGGTCCCGGCGGCTGCGGTGGCTCCAGGTGCCCACCGGCCGGGTGCTCGGCCCGGTGCTGGCGATCTGGCTGGCGAGCGTCGGGGTGCTGGTGCTGGAGCGCGACCTGGGCACCTCGCTGCTGTTCTTCGGCCTGTTCGTGGTGATGCTGTACGTGGCCACCGGCCGTACCGGCTGGATCGCCGTGGGCCTGCTGCTGGCGGCGGCGGGGGCCTTCACGGCGGGTTCACTGGAGCCGCACGTGCACAGCAGGGTGCAGGACTGGCTGCATCCGTTCGCCACCGTCGACGCCGGGCTCGGCCCCAGCCAGATCGCCCAGTCGCTGTTCGCCTTCGCTAGCGGCGGCGCGCTCGGTACCGGGCTGGGGCAGGGCCACTCGTACCTGATCGGCTTCGCCGCGAAGTCGGACTTCGTCCTGGCGACCGCGGGCGAGGAGCTGGGCCTGGCCGGGCTGTGCGCGGTCCTCCTGCTGTACGCGCTGCTGGTGGCCCGCGGGTTCGGCGCCGGTCTCGCGCTGCGCGACCCGTTCGGGCGGCTGCTGGCGGTCGGACTGGCGTCCCTGCTGGCGCTCCAGGTGTTCGTGATCGCGGGCGGGGTGATGGACCTGATCCCGCTGACCGGCCTGGCGATGCCGTTCCTGGCGCAGGGCGGCTCCTCGGTGGTCACCAACTGGGTCATCGTGGCGCTGCTGGTCCGGATCAGCGACCACGCCCGCCGCCCGGAGCCGGAGCCGCAGCCCGCCACCGGGGCGCCGGGTGCGGCCGCGTGA
- a CDS encoding pentapeptide repeat-containing protein: MTVADELADLPYADLLRRHEGPLAVEGDYDTVHFGRLSFEDADRARGARFLESAVTDCVFGGTDLRRARFNDVWVEGSRFTGVSLVESDWLDSALTGCSLAGVEAFGSVLRRVVLRRCKLDSVNLRSAALHDVVFEDCVLREVDLGGARLDGVGFPGSRLEQVRLAGATLTKADLRGAVGIDLADGHDSLRGAVIGSAQLLDLAPALAQTLGITVKDR, translated from the coding sequence GTGACCGTCGCCGACGAACTCGCCGATCTGCCCTACGCCGACCTGCTGCGCCGCCACGAAGGCCCGCTCGCCGTCGAAGGGGACTACGACACCGTGCACTTCGGTCGGCTGTCCTTCGAGGACGCCGACCGGGCCCGCGGCGCCCGGTTCCTGGAATCCGCCGTCACCGACTGCGTGTTCGGCGGCACCGATCTGCGCCGGGCCCGCTTCAACGACGTGTGGGTCGAGGGCAGCCGCTTCACCGGCGTCTCACTCGTCGAGAGCGACTGGCTGGACTCCGCGCTGACCGGCTGCTCGCTGGCCGGCGTCGAGGCGTTCGGCTCGGTGCTGCGCCGGGTGGTCCTCCGCCGCTGCAAGCTCGACTCGGTGAACCTGCGCTCCGCCGCGCTGCACGACGTGGTCTTCGAGGACTGCGTGCTGCGCGAGGTCGACCTCGGCGGCGCCCGGCTGGACGGCGTGGGCTTTCCCGGCAGCCGGCTGGAGCAGGTCCGGCTGGCCGGGGCCACGCTGACGAAGGCGGACCTGCGCGGCGCGGTCGGCATCGACCTCGCCGACGGCCACGACTCGCTGCGCGGCGCCGTCATCGGCTCCGCCCAGCTCCTCGACCTGGCACCCGCGCTCGCTCAG